From the Desulfosarcina sp. BuS5 genome, one window contains:
- a CDS encoding catalase, which translates to MQKKLTNNAGAPVADNQNVMTAGPRGPMLLQNAWFLEKLAHFDREVIPERRMHAKGSGAYGTFTVTHDITRYTKAKIFSEKGKKTDLFIRLSTVAGERGAADAERDIRGFALKFYTEEGNWDLVGNNTPVFFLRDPLKFPDLNHAVKRDPRTNMRSALNNWDFWTSLPEALHQVTIVMSDRGIPASYRNMHGFGSHTFSLINADNERYWVKFHFRTQQGIRNLSDEEAEAIIGKCRESHQRDLYESIERGDFPRWTMFIQVMPEKEAATCAYNPFDLTKVWFHKDYPLIEVGVLELNRNPENYFAEVEQSAFNPANIVPGIGFSPDKMLQGRLFSYGDAQRYRLGVNNHLIPVNAPRCPFHSFHRDGTMRVDGNHGSTLGYEPNSYGQWQQQPKFTEPPLSLEGAADHWNHREDEDYYSQPGLLFRLMSKNQQALLFANTARAISDATREIQLRHIGNCLKADPDYGKGVAEALGIPLSKIPREE; encoded by the coding sequence ATACAAAAAAAACTGACCAACAATGCCGGCGCCCCCGTTGCCGACAACCAGAACGTAATGACCGCCGGTCCCCGGGGCCCGATGCTGCTGCAAAATGCCTGGTTTCTGGAAAAGCTCGCCCACTTCGACAGGGAAGTAATCCCAGAGCGGCGAATGCATGCCAAAGGTTCGGGAGCATACGGTACTTTTACCGTCACCCATGATATAACCCGCTATACCAAGGCCAAAATTTTCTCGGAAAAGGGAAAGAAGACCGATCTTTTCATCCGGTTGTCCACCGTGGCCGGCGAACGTGGCGCCGCCGATGCCGAACGCGACATCCGGGGCTTTGCACTCAAATTCTATACCGAAGAGGGAAACTGGGATCTGGTGGGTAACAACACCCCGGTCTTTTTCCTGCGGGACCCACTGAAGTTTCCCGATCTCAACCATGCCGTCAAGCGGGATCCCCGTACCAACATGCGCAGCGCACTCAACAACTGGGACTTCTGGACCTCGCTGCCCGAAGCGCTGCACCAGGTCACCATTGTCATGAGCGACCGGGGTATTCCCGCTTCCTACCGCAATATGCACGGCTTTGGCAGCCATACCTTCAGCCTCATAAACGCTGACAATGAACGGTACTGGGTCAAATTTCACTTCCGCACCCAGCAGGGTATCCGTAATCTGAGCGATGAAGAAGCCGAGGCGATCATTGGTAAATGCCGTGAGAGCCATCAACGCGACCTGTATGAGAGCATCGAACGGGGCGACTTTCCCCGCTGGACCATGTTTATCCAGGTGATGCCTGAAAAAGAAGCGGCCACATGTGCCTACAATCCCTTTGATCTGACCAAGGTCTGGTTCCACAAGGATTATCCTTTGATCGAAGTGGGGGTCCTTGAACTGAACCGTAACCCTGAAAACTATTTCGCCGAGGTCGAACAGTCCGCCTTCAACCCCGCGAATATCGTGCCCGGCATTGGTTTTTCACCCGATAAGATGCTGCAGGGGCGTCTCTTCTCCTATGGCGATGCCCAGCGTTACCGGCTCGGAGTCAACAATCACCTGATCCCTGTCAATGCCCCCCGCTGCCCGTTTCACAGCTTCCATCGCGACGGCACCATGCGGGTTGACGGCAACCATGGTTCAACTCTTGGTTACGAGCCGAACAGTTACGGTCAGTGGCAGCAACAACCGAAATTTACCGAACCGCCCCTGAGCCTGGAAGGAGCCGCCGACCACTGGAATCATCGCGAGGACGAGGATTACTACTCCCAGCCCGGCCTTCTTTTCCGCCTGATGAGCAAAAACCAGCAGGCGCTGCTCTTTGCCAACACCGCCCGCGCTATCAGTGATGCAACGAGGGAAATTCAGCTTCGCCACATCGGTAACTGCCTGAAGGCCGATCCTGATTACGGCAAGGGGGTGGCTGAGGCTCTTGGCATCCCGTTGAGTAAAATACCAAGAGAAGAATAA
- a CDS encoding ATP-binding protein has product MFCRDYLEFTRRNTEVSAGLADGARREERWLYPEEAIREAIVNALVHRDYLLSGTTVELSIYKDRLEVISPGRLPNGITPQHMITGCRSARNQLLKDVMRDYGYIEHMGMGVPRKIVKEMQRHNGTSPDLIEDEELFMVRLWK; this is encoded by the coding sequence TTGTTTTGTAGGGACTACCTGGAATTCACAAGGAGAAACACTGAAGTTTCTGCCGGCCTTGCGGATGGTGCAAGGCGCGAAGAACGATGGCTGTATCCGGAAGAAGCGATTAGGGAAGCCATTGTCAACGCACTTGTTCATCGGGACTACCTTTTGTCCGGAACGACTGTGGAGTTGTCCATTTATAAAGATCGATTAGAGGTGATCTCCCCTGGACGGCTTCCGAACGGCATCACTCCACAACATATGATAACGGGCTGCCGTTCAGCCCGGAATCAACTGCTTAAAGATGTCATGAGAGACTACGGTTATATTGAGCACATGGGCATGGGAGTACCTCGAAAAATTGTTAAAGAGATGCAGAGACACAATGGCACCTCGCCGGATTTAATCGAAGACGAAGAACTTTTTATGGTAAGGCTCTGGAAATAG
- a CDS encoding DUF1016 N-terminal domain-containing protein encodes MIIAYWLIGREIVKAIQGGEKRAKYGKQIIKDLSARLKKVTAKGFQQQIYAISGSFIWFIPIGSPRFSIKLVENLIQRKNSTILVEFWTT; translated from the coding sequence ATGATCATTGCTTATTGGCTGATAGGGCGGGAAATTGTAAAAGCGATCCAGGGCGGTGAAAAGCGGGCTAAATACGGGAAGCAGATCATCAAAGATTTATCAGCCAGGTTGAAAAAAGTTACGGCAAAGGGTTTTCAACAACAAATCTATGCTATTTCAGGCAGTTTTATCTGGTTTATTCCAATCGGAAGCCCGAGATTCTCCATAAAGCTTGTGGAGAATCTGATTCAAAGGAAAAACTCCACAATCCTTGTGGAGTTTTGGACGACATGA